A window from Lachnoanaerobaculum umeaense encodes these proteins:
- the rpoB gene encoding DNA-directed RNA polymerase subunit beta, which yields MDRSKMHPITSGKSMRMSFQTQKEVLEMPNLIEIQKDSYQWFLDAGLKEVFRDIFPIEDFAGHFSLDFVNFKLARDEVKYSIEECKDRDTTYAAPLKVKIRLINKDKDEINEHEIFLGDLPLMTDTGSFVINGAERVIVSQLVRSPGIYYTIDHDKIGKELFMCQVIPNRGAWLEYETDSNDIFYARVDRTRKVPITVLLRAFGLGTNTQILEMFGEEPKILASFAKDPSENYQDGLLELYKKIRPGEPLSVDSAENLLNAMFFDARRYDLAKVGRYKFNKKLHFKNRIKGHTLARDVVDENTGEILAQAETVVDAELATKIQNAAIPAVWIKGVERDVKVLSNLMVDIESYIPELTDPKAIGVTEQVYYPKLQQLMEENEGEELIKAIEKNINELIPKHITKEDIFATVNYNMHIEEHIGSKDDIDHLGNRRIRAVGELLQNQYRIGLTRMERVVRERMTTQDIDSITPQSLINIKPVTAAVKEFFGSSQLSQFMDQNNPLSELTHKRRLSALGPGGLSRERAGFEVRDVHYTHYGRMCPIETPEGPNIGLINSLASFARVNEYGFVEAPYRVVDKSVDPTNPVVTDDVVYLTADEEDNFTVAQANEPLDENGHFIRNNVSGRYRDETSEFQKKNIDLMDVSPRMVFSVATSMIPFLENDDANRALMGSNMQRQAVPLMITDAPVVGTGMETKAAVDSGVCVVAKNSGTVMECSSDRIVIKRDDDAVLDTYKLIKFARSNQSNSYNQKPIVFKGNHVNAGEVIADGASTYNGEIALGKNPLIGFMTWEGYNYEDAVLLSERLVEYDVYTSIHIEEYECAARETKLGPEEITRDVPGVGDDALKDLDERGIIRIGAEVRAGDILVGKVTPKGETELTAEERLLRAIFGEKAREVRDTSLKVPHGAYGVVVDAKVFTREAGDELSPGVTQNVRIYIAQKRKISVGDKMAGRHGNKGVVSRVLPVEDMPFLPNGRPLDIVLNPLGVPSRMNIGQVLEIHLSLAAKALGFNVATPVFDGANEIDIMDMLEVANDYVNEDWNDFEDKYKEVLDPGVIEYLGSHLENRKLWEGVPLSRDGKVRLRDGRTGEYFDSPVTIGHMHYLKLHHMVDDKIHARSTGPYSLVTQQPLGGKAQFGGQRFGEMEVWALEAYGASYTLQEILTVKSDDVTGRVKTYEAVIKGENIPDAGIPESFKVLLKELQSLGLDISVLGEDGKEVELKENTEYADLSIHSIIEGESRHHGKEEFKDAGYSEQEVKDGEFVAVSDNTNLATEDADVDYSGDIDSGDDSSYDEDSFDDTDNFEEK from the coding sequence ATGGATAGAAGCAAGATGCATCCGATAACTTCTGGGAAGAGCATGAGAATGAGCTTCCAGACTCAGAAGGAAGTTCTAGAAATGCCGAATTTGATAGAGATTCAAAAAGATTCTTATCAGTGGTTCCTAGATGCGGGTCTAAAAGAAGTTTTTAGAGATATATTTCCTATAGAAGATTTTGCAGGACATTTTAGCCTCGATTTTGTCAATTTTAAATTGGCGAGAGATGAAGTTAAATATTCCATAGAAGAGTGTAAAGACAGAGATACAACATACGCTGCTCCATTAAAGGTGAAAATCAGACTTATTAATAAAGATAAGGATGAAATAAATGAGCATGAAATCTTTTTAGGAGATTTGCCACTGATGACTGATACAGGATCATTTGTAATAAATGGTGCAGAGAGAGTTATAGTCAGTCAGTTGGTTCGTTCACCAGGTATTTACTATACAATCGATCATGACAAGATAGGAAAAGAACTTTTCATGTGTCAGGTCATACCAAATAGAGGTGCATGGCTTGAATACGAAACAGATTCCAATGATATCTTTTATGCAAGAGTGGATAGAACAAGAAAAGTTCCTATAACAGTACTTTTGCGTGCATTTGGTCTTGGTACAAATACACAAATCTTAGAGATGTTCGGAGAAGAACCGAAGATATTGGCGAGCTTTGCTAAGGATCCATCTGAAAATTATCAGGATGGACTTTTGGAATTATATAAGAAGATAAGACCGGGTGAACCGCTTTCAGTAGACAGTGCAGAGAATCTTCTCAATGCAATGTTCTTTGATGCCAGAAGATATGATCTGGCAAAGGTAGGAAGATACAAATTCAATAAGAAACTCCATTTCAAGAACAGAATAAAGGGCCATACACTTGCAAGAGATGTAGTAGATGAGAATACCGGAGAGATATTGGCACAGGCAGAGACAGTAGTAGATGCCGAACTTGCAACAAAAATACAAAATGCTGCTATTCCTGCAGTATGGATAAAAGGTGTGGAGAGAGATGTAAAAGTCCTTTCAAACTTGATGGTAGACATCGAAAGCTATATACCTGAGCTTACAGATCCTAAAGCTATAGGTGTTACAGAGCAGGTTTATTATCCTAAGCTTCAACAACTTATGGAAGAAAATGAAGGCGAAGAGCTTATAAAGGCTATTGAAAAGAATATCAATGAGCTGATTCCAAAGCATATTACTAAGGAAGATATCTTTGCTACAGTAAACTACAATATGCATATAGAGGAGCATATTGGAAGCAAGGATGATATTGATCACTTAGGAAACAGAAGAATAAGAGCGGTAGGAGAGCTGTTACAAAATCAGTATCGTATCGGTCTTACAAGAATGGAGAGAGTTGTAAGAGAGAGAATGACTACTCAGGACATTGATTCTATTACTCCTCAATCCCTTATAAATATAAAACCGGTTACAGCAGCAGTTAAAGAATTCTTTGGAAGCTCACAGTTGAGCCAGTTTATGGATCAAAACAACCCATTGTCAGAGCTTACACATAAGAGAAGACTCTCAGCCTTGGGACCGGGAGGTCTTTCAAGAGAAAGAGCCGGATTTGAGGTTCGAGATGTTCACTATACACACTATGGAAGAATGTGTCCTATAGAGACTCCGGAAGGACCGAATATAGGACTTATAAACTCACTTGCAAGTTTTGCAAGAGTAAATGAATATGGTTTTGTAGAGGCACCTTATCGTGTAGTAGATAAGTCTGTTGATCCTACAAATCCGGTAGTAACTGATGATGTAGTATATCTTACAGCGGATGAAGAGGATAATTTTACAGTAGCACAGGCTAATGAGCCTCTAGATGAGAACGGACATTTTATCAGAAATAATGTATCGGGGCGTTACCGTGATGAGACTTCAGAGTTCCAGAAGAAGAATATAGACTTGATGGATGTTTCACCGAGAATGGTATTCTCAGTAGCTACGAGTATGATTCCTTTCCTTGAGAATGATGATGCGAACAGAGCTCTTATGGGTTCAAACATGCAGAGGCAGGCTGTACCGCTTATGATTACAGATGCACCTGTAGTAGGTACAGGTATGGAGACTAAGGCGGCAGTAGACTCAGGTGTATGTGTAGTAGCGAAAAATTCAGGAACAGTAATGGAATGTTCATCTGATAGAATCGTTATAAAGAGAGACGATGATGCTGTACTTGATACATATAAGCTTATCAAGTTTGCCAGAAGTAACCAGTCAAACTCTTATAACCAAAAGCCTATAGTATTTAAGGGTAACCATGTCAATGCCGGTGAGGTTATCGCAGATGGTGCCTCAACATATAATGGCGAGATAGCTCTAGGAAAGAATCCACTTATAGGATTTATGACCTGGGAAGGCTATAACTATGAGGATGCGGTTCTTCTTAGCGAGAGACTTGTAGAATATGATGTATATACCTCTATTCATATAGAGGAGTATGAGTGTGCAGCAAGAGAGACTAAACTTGGACCGGAAGAAATCACCAGAGATGTACCTGGAGTAGGTGATGATGCACTCAAAGATTTGGATGAGAGAGGTATTATTAGAATAGGTGCAGAGGTAAGAGCCGGTGATATACTTGTAGGAAAAGTTACTCCAAAGGGAGAAACTGAGCTTACAGCAGAAGAAAGACTTCTTCGTGCAATTTTTGGTGAGAAGGCAAGGGAAGTAAGAGATACTTCACTTAAAGTGCCACATGGTGCTTATGGTGTAGTAGTAGATGCAAAGGTGTTTACAAGAGAAGCAGGTGATGAATTATCTCCGGGTGTTACACAGAATGTAAGAATTTATATAGCACAAAAGAGAAAGATCTCTGTTGGTGATAAGATGGCTGGACGTCATGGTAACAAGGGTGTGGTTTCAAGAGTATTACCTGTTGAGGATATGCCATTTCTTCCAAATGGTAGACCGCTTGATATAGTACTTAACCCACTTGGTGTGCCTTCACGTATGAACATTGGACAGGTGCTTGAGATTCACCTCTCACTTGCTGCAAAGGCACTTGGATTTAATGTAGCTACTCCGGTATTTGACGGTGCAAACGAGATTGACATTATGGATATGCTTGAAGTGGCAAATGATTATGTCAATGAAGATTGGAATGATTTTGAAGATAAATATAAAGAAGTGCTTGATCCGGGTGTTATAGAATACCTAGGTTCACATTTGGAGAACAGAAAGCTTTGGGAAGGTGTCCCTCTATCAAGAGATGGTAAGGTAAGACTTCGTGACGGTAGAACAGGAGAGTACTTCGACAGTCCTGTTACTATAGGTCACATGCATTATTTGAAGCTCCACCACATGGTAGATGATAAGATTCATGCCAGATCAACAGGTCCTTACTCTTTGGTTACTCAGCAGCCTCTTGGAGGTAAAGCACAGTTTGGTGGTCAGAGATTTGGAGAGATGGAAGTTTGGGCACTGGAGGCTTATGGTGCATCATATACTTTGCAAGAAATCTTGACAGTGAAATCTGATGATGTTACAGGTCGTGTGAAGACATATGAGGCTGTTATCAAGGGTGAAAATATTCCTGATGCAGGCATTCCGGAGTCATTTAAGGTGCTTTTAAAAGAGCTTCAATCTCTTGGACTTGATATAAGCGTATTGGGTGAGGACGGAAAAGAAGTAGAACTCAAAGAAAATACAGAATATGCTGACCTCAGTATACACTCTATAATAGAGGGTGAGAGCAGACACCATGGAAAAGAAGAATTCAAAGATGCAGGATATAGTGAACAGGAAGTAAAAGACGGTGAATTTGTAGCTGTTTCGGATAATACCAATTTAGCTACAGAAGATGCTGATGTTGACTATAGTGGTGACATAGATTCGGGGGATGATTCCTCCTATGACGAAGATTCATTTGATGATACAGATAATTTTGAGGAAAAGTGA
- the rpoC gene encoding DNA-directed RNA polymerase subunit beta', whose protein sequence is MPENNDAYQPISFDAIKIGLASPEKILQWSHGEVTKPETINYRTLKPERDGLFCERIFGPSKDWECHCGKYKKIRYKGTVCDRCGVEVTKSSVRRERMGHIKLAAPVSHIWYFKGIPSRMGLIMDIAPRILEKVLYFASYIVLDGGDTALNYKQVLSEREYRDAIDTYGYGSFRAGMGAESILEILSNIDLEKESVELKEALVEATGQKRAKIIKRLDVVEAFRSSGNKPEWMILTNVPVIPPDIRPMVQLDGGRFATSDLNDLYRRIINRNNRLARLLELGAPDIIIRNEKRMLQEAVDALIDNGRRGRPVTGPGNRALKSLSDMLKGKQGRFRQNLLGKRVDYSGRSVIVVGPELKIYQCGLPKEMAIELFKPFVMKELVEKGTAHNIKSAKKMVERMQNDVWDILEGVIKEHPVMLNRAPTLHRLGIQAFEPVLVEGKAIKLHPLVCTAFNADFDGDQMAVHLPLSVEAQAECRFLLLSPNNLLKPSDGGPVAVPSQDMVLGIYYLTQERPGAKGEGKFFKSVNEAILAYDNKIVTLHSKIKVRISKKLENGEVLSETVESTVGRLLFNEIIPQDLGFVDRSIPGNELKPEIDFLVKKKQCKQILEKVINVHGLSRTAEVLDDIKAIGYKFSTIASMTVSISDMTVPESKGELIKNAQATVDRIAKNFARGFITEEERYKEVIKTWDMTDKQLTRDLLDGLDAYNNIFMMADSGARGSDKQIKQLAGMRGLMADTTGHTIELPIKSNFREGLDVLEYFISAHGARKGLSDTALRTADSGYLTRRLVDVSQDLIVRETDCCEGKEIPFMEIKAFSDGKEVIESLEERITGRYIAETITDPDTGEVVVKANHMCTPKRAAAVMKVLDKLGRDSVKIRTILSCKSHTGICAKCYGANMATGQAVQVGEAVGIIAAQSIGEPGTQLTMRTFHTGGVAGGDITQGLPRVEELFEARKPKGLAIITEFGGVVELRDTKKKREIIVTNNETGESKAYLIPYGSRIKVGNGDVLEAGDELTEGSVNPHDILKIKGVRAVQDYMLREVQRVYRLQGVEINDKHIEVIVRQMLKKVRIEENNDADVLPGNSMDVLDYNDMNEKLIAEGKTPAEGKQVMLGITKASLATDSFLSAASFQETTKVLTEAAINGKVDHLIGLKENVLIGKLIPAGTGMKRYRSVTLNTDEFMVDTDEIILSEDDPALVDIKEELIADAKEALESEEKASEMETKSEASSEESSKEESNENDVETKTDTEE, encoded by the coding sequence ATGCCTGAAAACAATGATGCTTATCAGCCAATTTCTTTTGATGCAATTAAGATTGGTTTGGCTTCTCCTGAAAAAATACTACAGTGGTCTCATGGTGAAGTTACAAAACCTGAGACTATAAACTATAGGACATTAAAACCGGAGAGAGATGGTCTGTTTTGTGAAAGAATATTCGGACCAAGTAAGGACTGGGAATGTCACTGTGGAAAATATAAGAAAATTCGCTACAAAGGAACTGTTTGTGACAGATGTGGCGTAGAGGTAACAAAGTCCAGTGTGCGTAGAGAGCGTATGGGTCATATAAAATTGGCAGCTCCGGTATCTCATATCTGGTACTTTAAGGGAATTCCTTCAAGAATGGGGCTTATCATGGATATAGCACCTCGTATCTTGGAGAAAGTATTATACTTTGCATCATATATAGTATTGGATGGAGGCGATACAGCCCTCAACTATAAGCAGGTGCTTTCAGAAAGAGAGTATAGAGATGCAATCGACACCTATGGCTATGGTTCATTTAGAGCAGGTATGGGTGCAGAGAGCATTTTAGAAATATTAAGCAATATTGACCTTGAAAAAGAGTCGGTAGAATTAAAAGAAGCATTGGTAGAGGCTACAGGACAAAAGAGAGCAAAGATCATTAAGAGACTTGATGTGGTAGAGGCTTTTAGAAGCTCAGGAAATAAGCCTGAGTGGATGATACTTACAAATGTACCTGTCATACCGCCTGATATTAGACCTATGGTACAGCTTGACGGTGGTAGATTCGCTACCAGTGACTTGAATGATCTTTACAGAAGAATTATAAATAGAAATAACCGCTTGGCAAGACTTTTAGAGCTTGGTGCTCCTGATATCATTATCAGAAACGAGAAGAGAATGTTACAGGAAGCGGTAGATGCTCTTATAGACAATGGTAGAAGAGGAAGACCTGTTACAGGTCCGGGAAATAGAGCACTTAAATCACTTTCAGATATGCTAAAGGGTAAGCAGGGAAGATTCCGTCAGAACCTTCTTGGAAAGCGTGTTGACTATTCAGGAAGATCTGTTATCGTAGTAGGACCTGAGCTTAAGATTTATCAGTGCGGTCTGCCAAAAGAGATGGCTATAGAGCTATTTAAGCCTTTTGTAATGAAAGAGCTTGTAGAAAAGGGAACAGCTCATAATATAAAATCTGCCAAGAAAATGGTAGAGAGAATGCAAAATGACGTGTGGGATATACTTGAGGGAGTTATCAAAGAGCATCCTGTAATGCTTAATAGAGCACCTACACTTCATAGACTTGGTATTCAGGCATTTGAGCCTGTACTTGTAGAAGGTAAAGCTATCAAGCTTCATCCGCTTGTATGTACAGCGTTTAATGCGGACTTTGACGGTGACCAGATGGCTGTCCATTTGCCACTTTCAGTTGAGGCACAGGCAGAGTGTAGATTCCTACTGCTCTCACCAAACAACCTCCTAAAGCCTTCAGATGGTGGCCCTGTTGCCGTTCCTTCACAGGATATGGTACTTGGAATTTATTATCTGACACAGGAAAGACCTGGAGCAAAGGGAGAAGGGAAGTTCTTTAAGAGTGTAAATGAAGCGATACTTGCATATGACAATAAGATCGTTACCTTGCATTCAAAGATAAAGGTCAGAATAAGTAAAAAGCTTGAAAATGGAGAGGTTTTATCAGAGACTGTAGAATCTACAGTAGGTAGACTTCTGTTCAATGAGATAATACCTCAGGACCTTGGATTTGTAGATAGAAGTATTCCGGGAAATGAGTTAAAGCCTGAGATTGATTTCCTTGTAAAGAAAAAGCAGTGTAAGCAGATCTTAGAGAAAGTTATCAATGTACATGGACTTTCAAGAACAGCGGAAGTGCTGGATGATATAAAGGCAATTGGCTATAAGTTCTCAACTATTGCATCTATGACTGTTTCTATTTCAGATATGACAGTACCTGAGAGTAAGGGAGAACTTATAAAGAATGCACAGGCTACTGTAGATAGAATAGCAAAGAACTTTGCACGTGGATTTATTACAGAGGAAGAGAGATATAAGGAAGTTATAAAGACCTGGGATATGACAGATAAGCAGCTCACCAGAGACCTGCTTGACGGACTTGATGCATACAACAATATCTTTATGATGGCTGACTCAGGAGCGAGAGGTTCTGATAAGCAGATAAAGCAGCTTGCAGGTATGCGTGGTCTTATGGCAGATACAACAGGACATACTATAGAGCTTCCTATTAAGTCAAACTTTAGAGAGGGACTTGACGTTTTGGAGTACTTTATCTCAGCTCATGGTGCGAGAAAAGGACTTTCAGATACAGCTCTTCGTACAGCCGATTCAGGATACCTTACAAGAAGACTTGTAGATGTTTCACAGGACCTTATCGTTCGTGAAACAGACTGCTGCGAAGGCAAGGAAATTCCATTTATGGAGATCAAAGCTTTCTCAGACGGTAAGGAAGTTATTGAGAGCTTGGAGGAGAGAATCACAGGAAGATATATTGCAGAGACTATAACAGATCCTGATACAGGAGAAGTCGTAGTAAAGGCAAATCATATGTGTACTCCAAAGAGAGCAGCTGCAGTGATGAAGGTGCTTGATAAACTTGGAAGAGACAGCGTAAAGATAAGAACAATACTTTCTTGTAAATCACATACAGGTATCTGTGCTAAATGCTATGGTGCAAACATGGCTACAGGTCAGGCTGTGCAGGTAGGTGAGGCAGTAGGTATCATTGCCGCTCAGTCTATCGGAGAGCCGGGTACACAGCTTACTATGCGTACTTTCCATACCGGAGGTGTTGCCGGTGGAGATATCACACAGGGTCTTCCTAGAGTCGAAGAGCTTTTCGAGGCAAGAAAGCCAAAGGGACTTGCAATCATCACAGAGTTTGGTGGTGTTGTAGAGCTTAGGGATACCAAGAAAAAGCGTGAGATCATTGTAACAAACAATGAAACAGGTGAGTCAAAGGCATATCTGATTCCATATGGTTCAAGAATAAAGGTAGGAAATGGAGATGTATTGGAGGCCGGTGATGAGCTTACAGAAGGTAGCGTAAACCCACATGATATCCTTAAGATAAAAGGAGTTCGTGCAGTTCAGGACTACATGCTTCGTGAGGTACAAAGAGTATATAGACTTCAGGGTGTTGAGATCAACGATAAGCATATCGAGGTTATCGTGCGTCAGATGCTGAAGAAGGTAAGAATAGAAGAGAATAATGACGCAGATGTACTTCCGGGAAATTCAATGGATGTTCTGGATTATAATGATATGAATGAAAAGCTCATTGCAGAAGGCAAGACTCCGGCAGAGGGGAAGCAGGTAATGCTTGGTATCACCAAGGCCTCTCTTGCAACAGATTCATTCCTTTCAGCAGCATCATTTCAGGAGACTACAAAGGTACTTACAGAAGCGGCTATCAATGGTAAGGTGGATCACCTTATCGGACTTAAGGAGAATGTACTTATCGGTAAGTTGATACCGGCTGGTACAGGTATGAAGAGATACAGAAGTGTAACTCTAAACACAGATGAATTTATGGTAGACACAGATGAAATCATCTTAAGCGAGGACGATCCTGCCCTTGTTGATATTAAGGAAGAGTTGATAGCTGATGCAAAGGAGGCACTTGAGTCTGAGGAAAAGGCTTCTGAGATGGAGACTAAGAGCGAAGCATCTTCTGAAGAATCTTCAAAGGAAGAGTCTAATGAAAATGATGTTGAAACTAAAACAGATACTGAAGAATAA